Within the Musa acuminata AAA Group cultivar baxijiao chromosome BXJ2-9, Cavendish_Baxijiao_AAA, whole genome shotgun sequence genome, the region ACTCCATCGCTACCCTAAAATCCTGCAGAGATATCGGGTTGTTTGTCTTCAGCTTTTGCATGTGTTCAGAAATCTTATCACTATTCTGTACATGCATGTGATTTCCTGGCCAAACACCATTAATTGGCTTCTCTTGAGTTTGCTGCTTGAAGACTCCATACTTTGTTTGATCATGACCTGACCTTGTTCCCAGTAATTCAACACATGACCTAATCAAACGCTTCAAATAAACATCTAACCCGTTATTTAATAGATTAGAGCAGTCCAATGTAACTCCTTCCAAGCCATGTCCTGCTGCTATTTTCTCCATCCTTCTCTTCAAAGCCTCCGTATGACATAATTCTCCACGGTCACAACTAAGACTACCACTGCTAGAAGTACTTACAAAAGGCAAAGATCTCCGTGCCCCACCCAAACTTGCAGGACAGAAAGGGATTCCAAGTGGAGCCTGGAAAGGACCTCTCTTGGAGCTCAAGTCATTAGCTCGTTCCAAATCTTCTGCATCTTCCTTTACAAACTCGATCAAACCCTTGTGATCTACATGAGCTTGATCATGAAGTGCCATATTTTCTCTCCGTGGTCGCTTTGCAGGATGATCTAAAGGGACACCTTGATGATGCTGCATCGATCTCTTCGAATCGCAAGGATTAATGACATCATTCTCTCGGACGATTTGATGGGAAGTTGCATGTAACCTTCCATTCTGTCCAAGAGAACTAGGACGGTCTTTGATCCTCCCGTCTCGAATGCATGACCTGACTTTGCAAGGGGATGGTGGCAAGATGTTCCCATTGGACCATATAGTGTTCTTCGACATTGAGGCTGCCAGATCATCATCTGTGCTTTCATCTTCAGATGATTTCGTTCCAACAGCTCCGATGGGCTTCAAAGCATCTTTCCCAAGTCCAAGTGGCGGTGGGTGTTTCACCAGGAAGGCATTCTTGAGGATCGAGCGAATAAGATGGTTGTGCAAATGGATGTTCTCACGTCCGAGGACCAAAAGGCAATACTTGTTGAAGTCTGGTTTGCTCAGCTTTTGAGCTAACAACTGATTGACATAGCTGAAATATTGCTGAGACCGCTCAGGGCCAAGCTTTTTGGCTATCTGTGACTTGACGTCACCAAGATTGATCCG harbors:
- the LOC135623445 gene encoding uncharacterized protein LOC135623445, which translates into the protein MPTPQPSHHTRINLGDVKSQIAKKLGPERSQQYFSYVNQLLAQKLSKPDFNKYCLLVLGRENIHLHNHLIRSILKNAFLVKHPPPLGLGKDALKPIGAVGTKSSEDESTDDDLAASMSKNTIWSNGNILPPSPCKVRSCIRDGRIKDRPSSLGQNGRLHATSHQIVRENDVINPCDSKRSMQHHQGVPLDHPAKRPRRENMALHDQAHVDHKGLIEFVKEDAEDLERANDLSSKRGPFQAPLGIPFCPASLGGARRSLPFVSTSSSGSLSCDRGELCHTEALKRRMEKIAAGHGLEGVTLDCSNLLNNGLDVYLKRLIRSCVELLGTRSGHDQTKYGVFKQQTQEKPINGVWPGNHMHVQNSDKISEHMQKLKTNNPISLQDFRVAMELNPQQLGEDWLLLLEKICLCSYKE